One segment of Novipirellula artificiosorum DNA contains the following:
- a CDS encoding ABC transporter substrate-binding protein: MSFHSVLHSTAIRLLGVCLLSVFAARLDAQENPQRIEPIKLKPDDAPRRGLSKVVAGSHVKVFIPSLPYLYTSHSINGALIKPSDHDQGWEYDMAVSHQQIDETTYEFKLRQGVKFQDGSPFNADAVVMNMDAFKEQPVTYSKINQVFDFAEKIDDETVRFHLTEKYGCFMNDLIWMQFYTKEYLDLNGGWNGKASCPNLSRAGPYGLGPYELTEGYIEGDRHSPKAVLKANPYYWDPSYPKVETITVYTQLDTLRAKNAALYEEGMVDIASIPPEHKVETILSPHAKLVVSPSNDNIAIHINMINGNPRLRETAVRRALNEALHQQNLLVFAFEREGVLSPTLASPHFPGVREVAEKLRPYSEVESPYSQRKRAELQRILQGLRLKVLTQDRFLSMWRGIETQLGYVGVTLDVKVVLSEKEIFEPLLSTNAGQNEEQWDLLVWGNDDWFFNHPFTAFFVYRTHNVWSTVYPDSIMDEYIEEMFRASVGTPEFVDISRKIMRRAYDEAYMLFVPTPHKVFAVNKEVVFRPYKMACFPLWKVQVTPDHWSLRKGTMDESMKQPVQITRIQVKEGGS, from the coding sequence ATGTCCTTCCACTCTGTCCTCCACTCGACCGCGATTCGTCTGCTTGGCGTTTGCCTGTTGTCGGTCTTCGCAGCCAGGCTGGACGCACAAGAGAACCCGCAGCGAATTGAACCGATCAAGTTGAAGCCGGACGACGCTCCTCGACGCGGGCTTTCGAAAGTGGTCGCGGGTTCTCACGTCAAGGTATTTATCCCCAGCTTGCCCTATCTGTACACGTCGCATTCGATCAACGGTGCCCTGATCAAACCCTCGGACCATGATCAGGGTTGGGAGTATGACATGGCGGTTTCTCATCAGCAAATTGATGAGACGACCTATGAGTTCAAACTGCGGCAAGGCGTCAAGTTTCAAGATGGATCGCCTTTCAACGCAGACGCCGTCGTCATGAACATGGATGCCTTCAAGGAACAACCGGTGACGTACAGCAAGATCAATCAAGTGTTTGACTTCGCCGAAAAGATCGATGACGAAACCGTTCGGTTTCATTTGACGGAAAAGTACGGCTGTTTCATGAACGATCTGATTTGGATGCAGTTCTACACGAAAGAGTATCTCGATTTGAACGGCGGTTGGAACGGAAAGGCCAGTTGCCCGAATCTGTCGCGGGCTGGTCCTTACGGTTTGGGCCCCTATGAGTTGACCGAGGGATATATCGAAGGCGATCGACATAGCCCCAAGGCCGTCTTGAAAGCGAATCCCTACTACTGGGACCCAAGTTATCCGAAGGTTGAGACGATCACGGTTTACACTCAGTTGGATACGCTGCGTGCGAAGAATGCCGCATTGTATGAAGAAGGAATGGTCGACATTGCGTCAATCCCGCCTGAACATAAAGTGGAGACGATTCTTTCGCCTCATGCCAAGCTTGTGGTGTCGCCGTCTAACGACAACATCGCGATCCACATCAACATGATCAACGGTAATCCGCGTCTCCGCGAGACGGCTGTCCGGCGTGCCTTGAACGAGGCCCTCCACCAACAGAATTTGCTGGTCTTTGCTTTTGAACGCGAGGGCGTGTTGTCGCCCACGCTGGCGTCGCCCCACTTCCCCGGCGTTCGGGAAGTCGCTGAGAAACTTCGTCCCTACTCTGAAGTCGAATCCCCCTACTCCCAGCGGAAGAGGGCGGAACTGCAACGCATCCTGCAGGGCTTACGTTTGAAGGTACTCACGCAGGATCGTTTTCTGTCGATGTGGCGAGGCATCGAAACACAGCTCGGATACGTTGGGGTGACACTGGATGTCAAAGTCGTTTTGAGCGAGAAGGAAATCTTCGAACCTCTTTTGTCGACCAATGCCGGCCAAAACGAGGAGCAATGGGATTTGCTTGTTTGGGGAAACGATGATTGGTTTTTTAATCATCCGTTCACCGCATTCTTTGTTTACCGGACCCACAATGTTTGGAGCACGGTTTACCCCGATTCGATCATGGACGAGTACATTGAAGAGATGTTTCGCGCCAGCGTCGGCACTCCGGAGTTCGTTGACATTTCACGAAAGATCATGCGCCGCGCCTACGACGAGGCCTACATGTTGTTCGTGCCCACACCGCACAAGGTCTTTGCGGTAAATAAAGAAGTGGTATTTCGGCCCTATAAGATGGCTTGTTTTCCGTTGTGGAAGGTCCAAGTCACTCCGGATCATTGGTCGCTACGCAAGGGAACCATGGACGAGTCCATGAAACAGCCGGTCCAAATTACCCGGATTCAAGTCAAAGAAGGTGGATCGTGA
- a CDS encoding methyl-accepting chemotaxis protein has translation MRKRALLLKLLLLVCIPVITLIGMGIYGMLITRSTFSDAENVQRATLDISGPFNQLRQLSLLMVIAPNEELQFDFDQQQQTVTAQLDETIDLWSSDSGSLQGKTAFKDLAASWQEYVRLKDFTVEKVREDYREEAFINAIEAEQQQFVDVGTKLKAWTDAKIRDTRQRYVSALWVYGAIVALVTLCVALIGMVTARRIFRPIEALKNTATRIAQQAESGADTEAMQSQIDVTSQDELGQLASALSQMVETLRTALQNISLEQSQTEAILNSTADGIITIGPGGNVHGFNAAAERLLGYGRQETIGRSISQLLPELDRRRGDDFSNGHYGGEREVAAVTKGGERVPIALRVSRMEDQGERLTIATLQDITQRKQAEADRLRISGAIRNAVNRLSEASRHILSSTESQLSDTQQQAAAVTQTLTSMAEVAMTSEQAAERADAVAESARRSDEVGRAGREAIENSIQAMGLLQQEVESIAETILSLAEQAQAIGEITATVNDIAEQTNVLALNAAVEASRAGEHGRGFAVVASEVKSLAGEAKKATAQVRHILGEIQMATNNSVLATERGTGAVTESSQVIKQAGETIASLNKTLTDSARNATQISASARQQMIGIQQLNESMKDIEDVASRNVTSIEQIEQAAKNLRELSDELESLTAQHAPDA, from the coding sequence GTGAGAAAACGGGCTTTGTTATTGAAGTTGCTGTTGTTGGTCTGCATCCCGGTCATCACGCTCATTGGGATGGGAATCTACGGGATGCTGATCACGCGATCTACCTTTTCGGATGCAGAAAATGTGCAGCGTGCAACGCTGGATATTTCGGGCCCCTTCAACCAACTCCGTCAACTTAGCTTGTTGATGGTGATCGCGCCCAACGAGGAACTACAGTTCGATTTCGATCAGCAGCAACAGACGGTCACCGCTCAGCTTGATGAAACCATCGATCTTTGGTCATCCGATTCTGGAAGCCTGCAAGGGAAAACGGCCTTTAAGGATTTGGCTGCAAGTTGGCAAGAGTATGTGCGGCTGAAGGATTTTACGGTTGAGAAAGTGAGAGAGGACTATCGCGAGGAAGCTTTCATCAACGCCATTGAAGCGGAGCAACAGCAGTTCGTCGACGTCGGTACGAAACTCAAAGCATGGACCGATGCAAAGATTCGCGATACCCGACAACGGTACGTTTCAGCGTTGTGGGTTTACGGTGCGATCGTTGCGTTGGTCACGCTTTGTGTTGCCTTGATTGGCATGGTGACGGCACGGCGGATTTTTCGTCCGATCGAGGCGTTAAAAAACACGGCCACACGCATCGCTCAGCAGGCCGAGTCGGGGGCTGACACGGAAGCCATGCAATCGCAAATCGACGTCACTTCTCAAGATGAATTGGGACAACTGGCTTCCGCACTGAGCCAAATGGTCGAGACACTGCGAACGGCGTTGCAAAATATTTCCCTCGAGCAGAGTCAAACCGAAGCCATTCTCAACTCGACGGCCGACGGCATCATCACCATCGGCCCAGGGGGGAATGTTCATGGATTCAATGCCGCTGCGGAACGTTTGTTGGGTTATGGACGCCAGGAAACAATCGGCCGAAGCATTTCGCAACTGCTGCCGGAATTGGATCGTCGACGTGGTGATGATTTCTCAAACGGGCACTATGGGGGCGAGCGAGAAGTGGCGGCGGTGACCAAAGGGGGTGAGCGAGTCCCGATCGCATTGCGCGTCAGCCGAATGGAAGACCAGGGTGAGCGGCTCACGATCGCGACGCTCCAAGACATCACTCAGCGAAAACAGGCCGAAGCGGATCGGCTTCGGATTTCGGGTGCCATCCGAAATGCAGTCAATCGACTTTCCGAGGCTAGCCGTCACATCTTGTCCTCCACCGAAAGCCAACTCTCGGATACACAACAACAAGCCGCAGCGGTCACGCAAACACTGACATCGATGGCCGAGGTCGCGATGACCTCGGAACAGGCGGCCGAACGGGCCGATGCGGTCGCCGAGTCGGCGCGTCGCTCAGACGAAGTGGGGCGGGCAGGACGCGAAGCGATCGAGAATTCGATTCAGGCGATGGGGCTTCTGCAACAAGAAGTCGAATCAATCGCCGAGACCATTCTGTCGTTGGCAGAACAGGCTCAAGCCATCGGTGAGATCACCGCGACGGTCAACGACATCGCGGAACAAACCAACGTGCTGGCGCTCAACGCCGCCGTCGAGGCGTCGCGTGCCGGTGAGCACGGCCGAGGCTTCGCGGTGGTCGCTAGCGAGGTCAAGTCGCTTGCTGGCGAGGCGAAAAAAGCCACCGCACAGGTTCGACACATTTTGGGTGAGATTCAAATGGCGACCAATAACTCGGTACTTGCCACCGAACGGGGGACCGGGGCGGTGACGGAATCGAGTCAGGTGATAAAGCAAGCGGGTGAAACGATCGCGTCACTGAACAAGACGCTGACCGATTCCGCACGGAACGCAACACAAATCTCGGCATCCGCCCGCCAGCAAATGATCGGCATTCAACAGCTCAACGAGAGCATGAAGGATATCGAAGACGTCGCCTCACGAAATGTCACTTCGATCGAACAAATCGAACAGGCGGCGAAGAACTTAAGAGAACTCAGTGACGAACTGGAATCATTGACGGCTCAGCATGCTCCCGATGCCTAG
- a CDS encoding methyl-accepting chemotaxis protein, with the protein MNHQPEINVRIVYKLLLATALPAALIWLVGIYATSVSQASLHDAIEANSVTRAREVMNEIDWIIQTRATNWQAYLRSELVRRTLLESNEEFAAQPDPQAVIDQRDQAWQSTPDGVETSLMQQLLNNDLARDLRNRLIDLDQSAGYPVFGEVFLTNRFGANVAQTSRTSDYQQDDELWWQQTADEGVFIGDAAYDNSAGQYSIDLCLRSVDDEGKLMGILKAVMNIREVVDIVDDTEHRSQTDSQLILFNRQHAIIRSSNVSTPEIEDGSAYFSGVTLAPDTTEFTTSLMDPDTGEELLCAFAISRGHGDLGGIGWTVLEARKHSAVFAPVVQLRRRIIWLAILATLIVAATGWWIARSITRPIGKVLEGTTRIGQGDFDHRMAVKSNNEIGKLASAFNQMTNNLQQKMQHLKEQEDVLRVQNLTLLSQSKTLASQEEMLAAQKERDRLFHAVGDAVRRLNAASDDILETTSNQARGSQEQVAAVSQTAGTVYEVAQIAHQTSERANQMVIEASQAEAAAQEGRDAMSKSIHAIQSVRTQSELTAQTILSLAERAQAIGEMTATVNDIAEQTNVLALNAAVEASRAGELGQGFAVVARAVKELAGQSKEATGQVRRILSEILKATGEAVASTEKGTIAAGEAGNIAAETGHLVNRLLTTISDSARSATKISESASEQASGAIQWKEAMSSIESVAVDNAKALEQIEQAAMDLSNLSAELAKLTANTTMLIDQDTRKL; encoded by the coding sequence GTGAACCACCAGCCCGAGATCAACGTGCGCATCGTCTACAAACTACTGCTAGCGACTGCTCTACCGGCAGCCCTTATCTGGCTGGTTGGAATCTATGCAACGAGTGTCAGCCAGGCTAGTTTGCACGATGCGATCGAAGCGAATTCCGTCACGCGCGCACGTGAGGTCATGAATGAGATTGATTGGATCATTCAGACCCGGGCCACCAACTGGCAGGCGTATTTGAGGTCCGAGCTCGTTCGCAGAACACTGTTGGAATCGAATGAAGAGTTCGCTGCCCAGCCTGATCCGCAAGCAGTGATCGATCAGCGGGATCAAGCGTGGCAATCGACGCCTGACGGTGTCGAAACCAGCCTGATGCAGCAGTTGTTGAACAACGACTTGGCGCGGGATCTACGAAACCGACTGATCGATCTTGATCAATCTGCGGGCTATCCGGTTTTCGGCGAGGTCTTCCTGACGAACCGTTTCGGCGCCAATGTTGCTCAGACCAGCCGGACATCGGACTATCAACAGGACGACGAACTATGGTGGCAACAAACCGCCGACGAAGGGGTCTTTATCGGTGATGCCGCCTATGATAACAGTGCCGGTCAGTATTCGATTGATCTCTGTTTGCGATCGGTAGACGATGAAGGCAAACTGATGGGTATCTTGAAGGCGGTGATGAACATTCGCGAAGTGGTGGACATCGTCGACGACACGGAACATCGCAGTCAGACTGATAGTCAGTTGATCTTGTTTAATCGTCAACATGCCATCATCCGCAGTTCTAACGTGTCGACACCAGAAATAGAGGACGGTTCTGCGTATTTTTCGGGTGTTACGCTGGCCCCTGACACGACCGAGTTCACGACCAGCTTGATGGATCCGGACACGGGGGAAGAACTGCTCTGCGCCTTCGCGATCTCACGCGGCCACGGCGACCTTGGCGGGATTGGTTGGACGGTGTTGGAAGCGAGAAAGCACTCGGCGGTCTTCGCACCCGTCGTTCAATTGCGGAGACGGATCATTTGGCTCGCGATCCTTGCAACCCTCATTGTGGCAGCCACGGGCTGGTGGATTGCTCGTTCGATAACGCGACCGATCGGCAAAGTGCTCGAGGGTACCACTCGGATTGGGCAAGGCGATTTTGATCACCGCATGGCAGTCAAAAGCAACAATGAAATAGGAAAGTTGGCTTCGGCTTTCAATCAGATGACGAACAATTTGCAGCAGAAGATGCAGCACCTCAAGGAACAGGAAGACGTGTTGCGTGTTCAGAATCTAACCCTTCTGTCACAGAGCAAAACGCTCGCGTCTCAGGAAGAAATGCTCGCTGCCCAAAAAGAGAGAGACAGGTTGTTTCATGCTGTGGGTGACGCCGTACGTCGATTGAATGCGGCCAGTGATGACATTCTGGAAACAACCTCAAACCAAGCGAGAGGGTCGCAAGAACAAGTTGCTGCGGTTTCGCAAACCGCTGGAACCGTCTATGAAGTCGCACAGATTGCCCATCAGACTTCGGAGCGGGCCAACCAAATGGTCATCGAAGCGAGTCAAGCCGAAGCGGCGGCCCAAGAGGGTCGCGACGCAATGTCAAAATCGATCCATGCGATCCAATCGGTCCGTACGCAAAGTGAGTTGACTGCCCAGACGATTCTGTCGCTCGCGGAGCGGGCACAAGCAATTGGTGAGATGACCGCGACCGTCAATGACATCGCCGAACAGACGAATGTATTGGCACTAAACGCAGCTGTCGAAGCTTCACGAGCCGGCGAACTCGGCCAAGGATTCGCGGTTGTTGCCAGAGCCGTCAAGGAACTAGCGGGCCAGTCGAAAGAAGCGACCGGACAAGTCCGCAGGATTCTCTCGGAAATCCTGAAAGCAACTGGAGAGGCTGTCGCGTCGACCGAAAAAGGCACGATCGCTGCCGGTGAAGCTGGCAATATCGCTGCAGAGACCGGCCATTTGGTCAATCGCTTGCTGACAACGATTTCAGATTCGGCACGCAGCGCGACGAAAATTTCGGAATCGGCAAGCGAGCAAGCATCCGGTGCGATCCAATGGAAGGAAGCGATGTCAAGCATCGAGTCGGTAGCGGTAGACAACGCGAAAGCGCTGGAACAAATTGAACAGGCCGCGATGGATTTGAGCAACTTGAGTGCCGAATTGGCAAAGCTCACCGCAAATACAACGATGCTGATCGACCAGGATACCCGCAAACTTTAG
- the cheB gene encoding chemotaxis-specific protein-glutamate methyltransferase CheB, whose translation MPNVLIVDDSPTARQTLDAILTSDPEIRVVGFAVDGREAVAKTKLLRPDVITMDINMADMNGLDATKEIMIDVPTPIVIISASARAREVETTMLALRAGALTVLEKPLGPLHPHFDVLAKEIADTVKAMAEVAVIRHHRRGVTSPKATSQRASEQSTIRALPLDDPSLRSKVIAIVASTGGPPALAKVLGELPVDFPIPILLVQHIVPSFIEGFARWLDGVIPLHVKVALDHESLMPSTVYIAPHGHHLGVSRAKRVCLSDSPPMDGFRPAGTHLFASVAETYRENAIGIIMTGMGSDGVLGLKRIHHFGGYTIAQDESSCVVFGMPKAAIEQTVINRVLPLDDIATHLLQIAKVNAS comes from the coding sequence ATGCCAAATGTATTGATCGTCGATGACTCGCCAACGGCGAGACAGACTCTGGATGCGATTCTTACCTCGGACCCTGAAATCCGGGTCGTGGGGTTTGCTGTAGACGGACGGGAAGCGGTTGCGAAGACCAAGTTGTTGCGTCCGGATGTGATCACGATGGACATCAACATGGCGGACATGAATGGATTGGACGCAACGAAAGAAATCATGATCGACGTTCCAACGCCGATTGTCATCATCTCGGCAAGCGCTCGCGCTCGAGAAGTTGAAACAACGATGTTGGCACTTCGCGCCGGCGCGTTGACGGTGTTGGAGAAGCCGCTCGGACCTCTGCACCCCCATTTTGATGTTTTGGCAAAGGAGATCGCCGACACCGTAAAGGCGATGGCAGAAGTTGCAGTGATTCGACATCATCGCCGCGGGGTCACATCGCCAAAGGCCACCTCCCAGCGGGCCAGCGAGCAATCGACAATCAGAGCTCTTCCCCTTGACGACCCATCGTTACGTTCGAAGGTGATCGCGATCGTCGCTTCAACCGGCGGGCCACCGGCGCTGGCTAAAGTGCTTGGGGAGCTGCCGGTGGATTTTCCGATTCCCATTCTGCTTGTCCAGCACATCGTCCCGAGTTTCATTGAGGGGTTCGCTCGCTGGCTTGATGGTGTGATTCCGCTCCATGTAAAAGTCGCTTTGGACCACGAAAGCCTAATGCCCTCCACGGTTTACATCGCTCCGCATGGCCATCATCTAGGCGTGTCACGCGCAAAACGAGTTTGTCTGTCGGACTCTCCGCCGATGGACGGTTTCCGGCCTGCCGGAACTCACCTCTTCGCCTCGGTTGCTGAAACGTATCGAGAGAACGCTATCGGTATCATCATGACGGGCATGGGAAGCGACGGCGTGCTTGGCCTAAAACGCATCCATCATTTCGGTGGGTACACAATCGCCCAAGACGAATCCAGCTGCGTGGTTTTCGGGATGCCCAAGGCAGCGATTGAGCAAACCGTCATCAACCGGGTGCTTCCACTCGATGATATCGCCACGCATCTCCTTCAAATCGCGAAGGTGAATGCCTCGTGA
- a CDS encoding hybrid sensor histidine kinase/response regulator, which yields MDKQKIAECLMATYIEELHEHISNITRELLRLEKRPDPGQQAEAMTNIFRVIHTLKGVSGMANVEPIRNACHLLEEIFGSCREQQSMPSEDAISTVFATMDAFEEIGSQLRLGEPIDEVRLNDLIPDLKRLASDAMNEHVLTDGPPNANKDDSNPLDVPPSSTAGNREESMLDLLLPVFIEELGEHVTTLSEKALAMEKAESPEASTDALTEMFRVTHSLKGAAGAVKLGEVQEVCHRLEDLLSEVRDGKTVADADLVSRILVVTDAISDAGDRLSRGESMESSPIQVVLSNWDQPLSNQAAADLPADDRSLKGSTGRPNKPVEPPVANLANHGGDEPRHRKQPEKQVPAGTNVAATPKRSVPSHSKSHPTEKVASIRVPAQKLDALLAHNGELLVARGRLNMRAKDASDLRDMMSDLKSFWRASQRKKPARSGDRSQRQAFDFQSTNKDRDAAVAHRLHGAGSASPRTEQFGIRLAEIATKVDQLASAMEADNRLLGQTCGLLDDEIYHVRMLPFLDACGGLERAVRDIAKSSNKQVTLRIEGADVEVDRSVLEGLKDPLMHLVRNAVDHGIEASEVRAAAGKPKEATITVAASLRGGQVEVRVQDDGAGLDLGRICSVARKRAIEVPEDPREQARLVFAPGFSTAKVITDISGRGVGLDVVHSQVESLHGDVDVSFEVGLGTRFTLMVPLTLTTIRCMMVRVADQTYAIPTTSVGRLVRFEGSDLKSSAGCDTLILRESPTRLVALETILGLQGRESESHLSDKRLAVVMAAGEQRVAIAVDDVMSESEVLVKNPGPRIRRLRYFSGCTLLPNGRIALVINAANLVRAALGLQTHHSQIVPTAPPKRIRRQLLLADDSMTTRLLLKNILETAGYIVMMAADGQEAWEIAQEHTFDAVVSDVDMPRASGFELTERLRAVEATAELPVVLVSARGSDQDKERGIAVGANAYIVKGSFDQKVLLETLEQLV from the coding sequence ATGGACAAACAAAAAATCGCGGAATGCTTGATGGCGACCTACATCGAGGAACTCCATGAGCACATCAGCAACATCACCCGTGAGTTACTCCGCTTAGAGAAGCGACCGGATCCAGGCCAACAAGCCGAGGCGATGACCAACATCTTCCGTGTGATTCACACATTGAAGGGCGTTTCAGGAATGGCCAACGTCGAACCCATCCGGAACGCATGCCACCTATTGGAGGAAATATTTGGAAGCTGCCGCGAACAACAATCCATGCCAAGCGAAGATGCGATTTCAACGGTTTTCGCGACCATGGATGCGTTTGAAGAGATTGGATCACAATTGCGTTTGGGCGAGCCAATTGACGAAGTGCGACTGAACGATCTGATCCCCGATTTAAAGCGTCTTGCGAGTGACGCGATGAACGAGCATGTGCTGACAGACGGTCCGCCGAACGCGAATAAGGATGACTCCAATCCGCTCGATGTCCCCCCGAGTTCAACCGCTGGCAACCGCGAAGAGTCGATGTTGGATTTGCTGTTACCTGTGTTTATTGAGGAATTAGGCGAGCACGTGACAACGCTCTCGGAGAAAGCACTCGCGATGGAGAAAGCAGAGTCGCCCGAAGCAAGCACCGATGCGTTAACCGAAATGTTTCGCGTCACGCACAGTTTGAAAGGGGCGGCCGGAGCGGTGAAGTTAGGTGAAGTCCAGGAAGTCTGCCATCGTTTGGAGGATCTGTTGTCGGAGGTTCGCGATGGCAAAACGGTCGCTGATGCCGATCTGGTCTCACGGATTCTCGTCGTGACCGATGCGATCTCCGATGCTGGCGATCGACTGAGTCGGGGTGAGAGTATGGAATCGTCTCCAATCCAAGTGGTTTTGTCCAACTGGGACCAGCCACTCTCTAACCAAGCAGCAGCGGATTTGCCCGCCGATGACCGGTCTCTCAAAGGATCGACAGGACGACCCAACAAGCCTGTCGAGCCGCCTGTGGCAAACCTCGCAAACCATGGGGGCGATGAGCCTCGGCATCGAAAGCAACCGGAGAAGCAGGTGCCAGCCGGTACCAACGTTGCGGCCACGCCGAAGCGGTCAGTTCCGTCGCATTCGAAATCACACCCGACGGAAAAAGTGGCCTCGATAAGAGTCCCTGCTCAAAAGCTGGATGCCTTACTGGCTCACAATGGCGAATTGCTGGTGGCTCGAGGGCGACTAAACATGCGTGCCAAGGACGCTAGCGACCTGCGTGACATGATGTCGGACCTGAAGTCGTTTTGGAGGGCATCGCAACGAAAAAAGCCCGCTCGTAGCGGCGACCGATCACAGCGTCAAGCGTTCGATTTCCAATCTACCAACAAGGATCGCGATGCTGCAGTCGCTCATCGGCTGCATGGTGCGGGTTCTGCGTCGCCGCGCACCGAACAGTTTGGGATTCGACTCGCAGAGATTGCTACCAAGGTCGACCAGCTTGCCAGTGCGATGGAAGCGGACAATCGTTTGCTCGGGCAAACCTGCGGTTTGTTGGACGATGAGATCTACCATGTCCGCATGTTGCCGTTTCTCGACGCCTGCGGCGGTCTCGAGAGGGCCGTTCGCGACATTGCAAAATCAAGCAACAAGCAGGTGACGTTGCGAATTGAGGGCGCCGATGTTGAAGTCGACCGATCGGTGCTAGAAGGGCTGAAAGATCCATTGATGCATCTGGTGCGGAACGCGGTCGACCACGGTATCGAAGCGTCCGAGGTTCGTGCTGCCGCTGGCAAACCCAAGGAGGCAACGATCACGGTTGCCGCATCGCTCCGTGGCGGCCAAGTCGAAGTCCGTGTGCAGGATGACGGGGCAGGGCTTGACCTTGGACGCATCTGCTCGGTCGCACGCAAGCGAGCGATCGAGGTGCCCGAAGACCCACGCGAGCAGGCGAGGTTGGTGTTTGCGCCGGGCTTCTCCACCGCGAAGGTGATTACCGACATTTCGGGTCGTGGGGTTGGGCTTGATGTTGTCCATAGCCAGGTGGAATCATTGCATGGCGACGTGGATGTCTCCTTTGAAGTGGGTTTGGGAACCCGTTTCACACTGATGGTGCCGCTGACTTTGACAACCATCCGCTGCATGATGGTTCGAGTTGCCGATCAGACTTACGCAATTCCAACAACCTCCGTTGGCCGATTGGTTCGATTCGAAGGCTCGGATTTAAAATCATCAGCGGGCTGTGACACGCTGATCCTTCGAGAATCCCCCACCCGTTTGGTTGCACTCGAGACGATCCTGGGCTTACAAGGGAGAGAGTCCGAAAGCCACCTCTCCGACAAAAGGCTTGCCGTTGTGATGGCTGCAGGTGAACAGCGGGTCGCCATCGCGGTTGACGACGTGATGTCCGAGAGCGAGGTTCTGGTCAAGAACCCCGGTCCTCGAATCCGGCGTCTCCGCTATTTTTCCGGATGCACGTTACTTCCCAACGGTAGAATCGCTCTGGTGATCAATGCAGCGAACTTAGTTCGCGCCGCCTTGGGGCTTCAAACGCATCATTCGCAAATCGTACCCACAGCACCACCCAAACGCATTCGCAGACAGCTCTTGCTTGCGGATGATTCGATGACAACACGGTTATTGCTAAAGAACATCCTCGAAACGGCCGGATACATCGTGATGATGGCTGCGGACGGTCAGGAAGCTTGGGAGATAGCCCAAGAGCACACTTTTGATGCAGTCGTTAGCGATGTCGATATGCCGCGTGCGAGCGGTTTCGAACTCACAGAAAGACTGCGAGCCGTAGAGGCAACGGCCGAGTTGCCGGTCGTCCTGGTTTCCGCCCGAGGGTCCGATCAAGATAAGGAGCGAGGCATCGCGGTGGGTGCAAACGCATACATTGTTAAGGGGTCATTTGACCAGAAGGTTCTACTTGAAACATTGGAACAACTTGTTTAA